The following are from one region of the Georgenia sp. M64 genome:
- a CDS encoding 1-acyl-sn-glycerol-3-phosphate acyltransferase gives MRTLRHAFARLVWTVTGYRHVSQPLAPDGAGLLIGAPHTSNWDFILMLGITWELDLETRWLGKHQLFLRPFGPLMRALGGIPVDRRSPHGLVSDIVGRIRSGERFYLVVTPEGTRGRSEYWKSGFYRIAMEAGLPVTLGYVDSERRTTGLGPTLRLTGDVAADMDKVREFYAGKLGYRPDLTTEPRLRDETGTPSASA, from the coding sequence GTGAGGACCCTCCGCCACGCCTTCGCCCGTCTCGTGTGGACCGTGACCGGATATCGGCACGTCTCCCAGCCGCTGGCGCCCGACGGCGCCGGCCTGCTCATCGGGGCACCCCACACGTCCAACTGGGACTTCATCCTCATGCTCGGCATCACGTGGGAGCTCGATCTCGAGACACGCTGGCTCGGCAAGCACCAGCTGTTCCTCCGTCCGTTCGGCCCGCTCATGCGCGCCCTGGGCGGCATCCCCGTGGACCGGCGCAGCCCGCACGGCCTGGTCTCCGACATCGTCGGCCGCATCCGGTCGGGCGAGCGGTTCTACCTCGTGGTGACGCCGGAGGGGACCCGCGGACGCTCGGAGTACTGGAAGTCCGGCTTCTACCGCATCGCCATGGAGGCGGGTCTGCCCGTCACGCTGGGGTACGTCGACTCCGAGCGGAGGACGACCGGCCTGGGACCCACGCTGCGGCTGACGGGTGACGTGGCCGCCGACATGGACAAGGTCCGCGAGTTCTACGCCGGCAAGCTCGGGTACCGGCCCGACCTCACCACCGAACCGCGACTGCGCGACGAGACGGGCACGCCGAGCGCCTCCGCCTGA
- a CDS encoding GNAT family N-acetyltransferase: MPDPRRNAVEARDLGPATPLADHRADRSGGALVVVAATEADWQEYRDVRLRALADSPAAFGSNLQRERTFDDRVWRERAGSGRTLLARLRGAPVGLVTTIEEEGRPDERQIVSMWVDPAVRRSGVGRTLVLAALRAVHAQGVRRATLFVADGNEAAARFYERLGFTSTGERQPLPSDPGRGEERYAIDV, encoded by the coding sequence ATGCCCGACCCGCGCAGGAACGCCGTCGAAGCTCGAGATCTCGGACCGGCAACCCCGCTCGCTGACCATCGTGCCGACCGGAGCGGCGGCGCCCTCGTGGTCGTGGCGGCGACCGAGGCCGACTGGCAGGAGTACCGGGACGTCCGTCTGCGGGCGCTCGCCGACTCACCCGCTGCCTTCGGCTCGAACCTCCAGCGTGAGCGCACCTTCGACGACCGAGTGTGGCGCGAGCGGGCGGGGTCCGGCCGGACACTCCTGGCGCGGTTGCGAGGAGCGCCGGTCGGTCTCGTCACGACCATCGAGGAGGAGGGCAGGCCGGACGAGCGACAGATCGTCTCCATGTGGGTGGACCCGGCCGTGCGCCGCTCCGGCGTCGGTCGCACCCTGGTGCTGGCGGCCCTCCGAGCCGTGCATGCACAGGGCGTGCGACGGGCGACGCTCTTCGTCGCCGACGGCAACGAGGCGGCGGCGAGGTTCTACGAGCGCCTGGGCTTCACCTCCACGGGCGAGCGACAGCCGCTGCCCTCCGACCCCGGTCGCGGCGAGGAGCGCTACGCCATCGACGTGTGA
- a CDS encoding heavy metal-associated domain-containing protein, translating to MAQAAHLQLRLGELFCPSCATDINRHLKRLAGVQAVHVDLGSRRVDVDYDPQRLDVEDILVTVGGADVTASVVSEDR from the coding sequence ATGGCGCAGGCGGCGCACCTGCAGTTGCGCCTGGGGGAGTTGTTCTGCCCCTCGTGCGCCACCGACATCAACCGGCACCTGAAGCGTCTTGCGGGTGTGCAAGCCGTGCACGTCGATCTCGGCTCCCGCCGGGTCGACGTCGACTACGACCCTCAACGCTTGGACGTCGAGGACATCCTGGTGACCGTCGGCGGTGCCGACGTTACCGCAAGCGTTGTCTCGGAGGACAGGTAG
- a CDS encoding Crp/Fnr family transcriptional regulator, whose amino-acid sequence MLDDVTALLAQARADVTAQSTATVAQRVATTLLRLAGKFGQDSACGGTLIQLPLSRTDLAGMAGSTPESVSRVMSQLRKDGIIDSGRRWTAILDRGRLLATVAASA is encoded by the coding sequence GTGCTAGACGACGTCACCGCGCTGCTAGCGCAAGCGCGTGCGGACGTAACCGCGCAGTCCACCGCCACCGTCGCCCAGCGGGTAGCGACCACGTTGTTGCGCCTGGCCGGGAAGTTCGGGCAGGACAGTGCCTGTGGTGGCACCTTGATCCAGCTGCCGCTGTCTCGCACCGACCTGGCCGGCATGGCCGGTTCGACACCGGAGTCCGTCTCCCGGGTGATGAGCCAGCTCCGCAAGGACGGCATCATCGACTCCGGACGCAGATGGACCGCCATCCTGGACCGCGGCCGTCTGCTCGCCACCGTGGCGGCCAGTGCCTGA
- a CDS encoding heavy-metal-associated domain-containing protein: MSTTAPTTTHTILRAEGFSCPSCVAKIEKRVGRLDGVSAVKVQFASARIEVDHDPAKASVEDLIAAVAKAGYVAKPAAF; encoded by the coding sequence ATGAGCACCACCGCTCCCACCACCACCCACACCATCCTGCGCGCCGAGGGCTTCTCCTGCCCCTCCTGCGTGGCGAAGATCGAGAAGCGTGTCGGGCGCCTGGACGGCGTCAGCGCCGTGAAGGTCCAGTTCGCCTCCGCGCGCATCGAGGTCGACCACGACCCGGCGAAGGCCAGCGTCGAGGACCTGATCGCCGCCGTTGCCAAGGCCGGGTACGTCGCCAAGCCCGCCGCATTCTGA
- a CDS encoding antibiotic biosynthesis monooxygenase family protein has translation MSIVKINAITVPPDSGDELAARFAARAGAVEGVDGFLGFELLRPTDGRHTWLVVTRWRDEATYEAWLGSDSFAAGHGHGHTGGHGPGGHGAGGPGNGEAPGARPVGISSEQWSFDIAGGSGIE, from the coding sequence ATGAGCATCGTGAAGATCAACGCCATCACCGTCCCGCCGGACAGCGGCGACGAGCTCGCGGCCCGGTTCGCCGCCCGCGCAGGCGCGGTCGAGGGCGTCGACGGTTTCCTGGGGTTCGAGCTGCTCCGGCCGACGGACGGCCGGCACACCTGGCTCGTCGTCACCCGCTGGCGGGACGAGGCCACGTACGAGGCGTGGCTCGGCTCCGACTCCTTCGCGGCAGGCCACGGGCACGGCCACACCGGCGGTCACGGACCCGGTGGACACGGAGCCGGTGGACCTGGGAACGGTGAGGCGCCTGGGGCTCGACCGGTCGGCATCAGCTCGGAGCAGTGGAGCTTCGACATCGCCGGGGGCTCCGGGATCGAGTAG
- a CDS encoding NADP-dependent oxidoreductase gives MSKVYVFTDFGGPETQALIDRPAPQPGPGELAVRVRAAGVNPVDYKTRAGRYRRDQPLPAPMGQEVSGVVTALGEGVESFAVGDEILGPVVPDYGAFAEDTLVRATDAVAKPDEIAFADAATIPVAGATAYDATHQIELEPGQQLLILGAGGGVGLMAAQIGKVHQFTVIGIASQAKREIVQATGATFIPSGANVADQVRQIAPEGVDLILDLVGGDALRQVAGLVTDPARIISAADPDTVTELGGSPLKRTTEALEKITGVIEYNLVDPNVSALYPLEDAGEAIAAVESGHATGKIVIQPHNA, from the coding sequence ATGTCCAAGGTGTACGTATTCACCGACTTCGGCGGCCCCGAGACCCAGGCACTCATCGACCGTCCAGCGCCGCAGCCCGGCCCCGGTGAGCTCGCCGTCCGGGTCCGCGCCGCCGGTGTCAACCCCGTCGACTACAAGACCCGCGCCGGCCGCTACCGTCGGGACCAGCCGTTGCCGGCCCCCATGGGTCAGGAGGTCTCCGGTGTCGTCACCGCCCTCGGTGAGGGAGTCGAAAGCTTCGCCGTGGGCGACGAGATCCTCGGCCCTGTGGTCCCGGACTACGGCGCCTTCGCCGAGGACACCCTCGTGCGCGCTACCGATGCCGTGGCCAAGCCGGACGAGATCGCCTTCGCCGACGCGGCCACCATCCCCGTCGCCGGGGCCACCGCATACGACGCCACCCACCAGATCGAGCTCGAGCCCGGCCAGCAGCTCCTCATCCTCGGGGCCGGCGGCGGTGTCGGACTCATGGCCGCCCAGATCGGCAAGGTCCACCAGTTCACCGTCATCGGCATCGCCTCGCAGGCCAAGCGCGAGATCGTTCAAGCCACCGGAGCAACGTTCATCCCCTCCGGTGCAAATGTCGCCGACCAGGTGCGCCAGATCGCCCCCGAGGGGGTAGACCTGATCCTGGACCTCGTCGGTGGCGATGCCCTGCGTCAGGTCGCCGGACTCGTCACCGACCCGGCCAGGATCATCTCCGCCGCCGACCCCGACACCGTCACCGAGCTCGGCGGCAGTCCCCTGAAGCGCACCACCGAGGCACTGGAGAAGATCACCGGCGTCATCGAATACAACCTCGTCGACCCCAACGTCTCGGCCCTCTACCCGCTGGAGGACGCGGGCGAAGCCATTGCTGCGGTCGAGAGCGGCCACGCCACCGGCAAGATCGTCATCCAGCCTCACAACGCCTGA
- the focA gene encoding formate transporter FocA, with protein MPDAQGILTPAQVAEAAEDAAYAKATGRPLKSFLLGLTAGGYIALGFVFFVTSQVGAADLPWGIARVIGGVVFATGLALVVLTGAELFTSSTLTLTARASGRITWGQLLKNWGVVYVANFIGALTIVALVFLGGTWRGADGGWGAVVLSTSLGKVNHPFLEAFVLGILCNLMVCLAIWAAYSGRTTTDKILAVTMPIALFVAAGFEHSVANMFMIPLGLLIKYTAGADFWAEAGLVQGDFAGLTWDAFLVDNLLPVTLGNIVGGGVMIGILYWTIFHHLDGPRPQPEQGGKGTASAAGA; from the coding sequence ATGCCGGACGCGCAAGGAATCCTCACCCCCGCCCAGGTGGCCGAGGCCGCCGAGGACGCCGCCTACGCCAAGGCCACCGGCCGGCCACTGAAGTCCTTCCTGCTCGGCCTCACCGCCGGTGGGTACATCGCCCTGGGCTTCGTCTTCTTCGTCACCAGCCAGGTCGGCGCCGCGGACCTGCCGTGGGGGATCGCGCGAGTCATCGGCGGCGTCGTGTTCGCCACCGGGCTGGCGCTCGTCGTGCTCACCGGCGCGGAACTGTTCACCTCCTCCACCCTCACCCTCACCGCCCGGGCGAGCGGCCGTATCACCTGGGGCCAGTTGCTGAAGAACTGGGGCGTCGTCTACGTCGCCAACTTTATCGGCGCGCTGACCATCGTGGCCCTCGTCTTCCTCGGCGGCACCTGGCGCGGTGCCGACGGCGGATGGGGCGCCGTCGTCCTGTCCACGTCGCTGGGCAAGGTGAACCACCCGTTCCTCGAGGCGTTCGTCCTGGGGATCCTGTGCAACCTCATGGTCTGCCTGGCGATCTGGGCCGCCTACTCCGGGCGCACGACGACGGACAAGATCCTCGCGGTCACGATGCCGATCGCGCTGTTCGTCGCCGCCGGCTTCGAGCACTCGGTGGCCAACATGTTCATGATCCCGCTCGGGCTGCTCATCAAGTACACCGCCGGTGCGGACTTCTGGGCCGAGGCCGGCCTGGTCCAGGGCGACTTCGCCGGGCTCACCTGGGACGCGTTCCTCGTGGACAACCTGCTGCCCGTCACGCTGGGCAACATCGTCGGCGGCGGGGTGATGATTGGGATCCTGTACTGGACGATCTTCCACCACCTCGACGGGCCACGGCCGCAGCCGGAGCAGGGCGGCAAGGGCACCGCGTCGGCTGCGGGAGCCTAA
- a CDS encoding recombinase family protein, protein MTYNLVGLARVSTNAQDAQLQRDALQAAGCIKIFEEKISSRSSHRPGLAAALDYMRDGMDTLVVWKLDRLGRSTKDILTVADDLSDRGIGLRVLTGTLAGSYSPTGEGKFFFTMMAAFAELERDLIRERTMAGLAAARAQGRVGGRPRVMDSDKLAVARARRANGESPTRIAKALGVSRATVYRYLAAD, encoded by the coding sequence ATGACGTACAACCTCGTCGGGCTCGCCCGCGTGTCCACCAACGCCCAGGACGCCCAGCTGCAGCGCGACGCCCTCCAAGCGGCCGGCTGCATCAAGATCTTCGAGGAGAAGATCAGCAGCCGATCCAGCCACCGCCCAGGGCTAGCCGCCGCGTTGGACTACATGCGCGATGGCATGGACACCCTGGTCGTGTGGAAGCTCGACCGGCTCGGCCGCTCGACCAAGGACATCCTCACGGTCGCCGACGACCTCAGTGACCGAGGTATCGGTCTACGCGTCCTCACAGGGACGCTCGCCGGCAGCTACAGCCCGACGGGAGAGGGGAAGTTCTTCTTCACGATGATGGCCGCCTTCGCCGAGCTCGAACGCGACCTCATCCGAGAACGCACTATGGCCGGCCTGGCGGCCGCTCGGGCGCAGGGGCGCGTCGGGGGTCGGCCCAGGGTGATGGACTCCGACAAGCTCGCCGTCGCCCGCGCCCGCCGTGCCAATGGCGAGAGCCCAACACGGATTGCCAAGGCTCTTGGAGTGTCGCGGGCAACGGTCTACCGCTACCTTGCGGCTGATTAG
- a CDS encoding cation-translocating P-type ATPase, which yields MNKLQQWWYGRWTIPVLSGTLILISFFVARVLGSDAWSNSFMVAAAVVAGTPIVTKAARALMARVIGIDLLVSVAAIGAVIIGEYWEAAAVTFLFAIGHALESATLNKTRSALAELVAVAPDVAVVMRDGEQVEVPAASVAMGEIVLVKNGAKVPVDGEVVAGTGALDEASITGESIPVEKSKGDRVFAGTVAKGGFLQVLATGIGADTTLARIIHRVEDAQDAKAKTAQFMDRFSAWYTPAIMVLALVVGLLTGDVVLGLTLLVIGCPGALVISIPVSIVAGIGRAAKDGILIKGGEYLETSGKITAVAVDKTGTLTKGRPHLTDVVVLDPTMDRSQVLTWAARAEAGSEHPLARPILDAAAAEGVATPGLPEVTEPVPGKGITATTGGHRVLIGNLALLEQYGIADTVGAGQVADELAAAGRTAMIVALDETVAGVVAVADEVRADAAEMVARLHEAGVKKVVMLTGDAPLVADAVGRAIGVDEIRAGLLPEDKLDAVADLQRQGHVVAMVGDGVNDAPALATADIGVAMGAAGSAVAVETADIALMGDNLLKLPEAIGLARRTVNNMRQNITIALITVAVLLAGVLLGGVTMSIGMLVHEASVLVVIVNAMRLLRRHQDTTSTTATPSAPVTAAPIPAAVRS from the coding sequence ATGAACAAGCTGCAGCAGTGGTGGTACGGCAGGTGGACGATCCCGGTCCTCTCGGGCACGTTGATCCTCATCTCCTTCTTTGTGGCCCGCGTCCTGGGGTCCGATGCCTGGAGCAACTCCTTCATGGTGGCCGCCGCCGTGGTCGCAGGTACCCCGATCGTGACCAAGGCCGCCCGCGCGCTGATGGCCCGGGTCATCGGCATCGACCTGCTGGTCTCCGTCGCCGCGATCGGTGCGGTCATCATCGGGGAGTACTGGGAGGCCGCCGCGGTGACCTTCCTCTTCGCCATCGGCCACGCCCTTGAGTCAGCCACACTCAACAAGACCCGCTCGGCGCTAGCCGAGCTGGTCGCCGTCGCCCCCGACGTCGCCGTGGTCATGCGTGACGGTGAGCAGGTCGAAGTCCCTGCCGCCTCGGTGGCCATGGGCGAGATCGTCCTGGTCAAGAACGGCGCCAAGGTCCCCGTCGACGGCGAGGTCGTCGCCGGCACCGGCGCCCTGGACGAGGCCTCCATCACCGGGGAGTCCATCCCCGTGGAGAAGTCCAAGGGCGACCGCGTCTTCGCCGGCACCGTCGCCAAGGGCGGGTTTCTCCAGGTGCTGGCCACCGGGATCGGCGCCGACACCACCCTGGCCCGCATCATCCACCGCGTGGAGGACGCCCAGGATGCCAAGGCCAAGACCGCCCAGTTCATGGACCGGTTCTCCGCCTGGTACACCCCGGCCATCATGGTCCTGGCCCTCGTGGTGGGCCTGCTCACCGGTGACGTCGTCCTCGGGCTGACCCTGCTGGTTATCGGCTGCCCCGGCGCGCTGGTCATCTCCATCCCCGTCTCCATCGTCGCCGGCATCGGCCGGGCCGCCAAGGATGGCATCCTGATCAAGGGCGGGGAGTACCTGGAAACCTCCGGCAAGATCACCGCCGTCGCAGTCGACAAGACCGGCACCCTGACCAAAGGCCGCCCCCACTTGACCGACGTCGTCGTCCTGGACCCGACCATGGACCGCAGTCAGGTGCTGACCTGGGCCGCCCGGGCCGAGGCCGGCTCCGAACACCCCCTCGCCCGTCCCATCCTGGACGCCGCAGCCGCAGAGGGGGTGGCCACCCCGGGCCTGCCCGAGGTCACCGAGCCCGTGCCGGGCAAGGGCATCACCGCCACCACCGGCGGACACCGGGTCCTGATCGGCAACCTGGCCCTGCTCGAGCAGTACGGCATCGCCGACACCGTCGGCGCCGGGCAGGTGGCTGATGAGCTCGCGGCCGCCGGGCGCACCGCGATGATCGTGGCGCTCGACGAGACGGTGGCCGGTGTGGTCGCCGTCGCCGATGAGGTGCGCGCCGACGCCGCGGAGATGGTCGCCCGCCTGCACGAAGCCGGGGTGAAGAAGGTGGTCATGCTCACCGGCGATGCCCCGCTCGTGGCCGACGCCGTCGGCCGGGCGATCGGGGTCGATGAGATCCGGGCGGGTCTGCTGCCCGAGGACAAGCTCGACGCGGTGGCCGACCTGCAGCGTCAGGGTCACGTCGTGGCCATGGTCGGTGACGGCGTCAACGACGCCCCGGCCCTGGCCACCGCCGATATCGGCGTAGCCATGGGTGCGGCCGGCTCGGCCGTGGCCGTAGAGACCGCCGACATCGCCCTCATGGGCGACAACCTGCTCAAGCTCCCCGAAGCGATCGGCCTGGCCCGGCGCACCGTGAACAACATGCGCCAGAACATCACCATCGCCCTGATCACCGTGGCCGTGCTGTTGGCCGGAGTGCTGCTCGGCGGAGTGACCATGTCCATCGGGATGCTCGTCCACGAAGCCTCGGTCCTGGTCGTGATCGTCAACGCCATGCGCTTGCTGCGCCGCCACCAGGACACCACCAGCACCACGGCGACACCTTCCGCGCCAGTTACCGCCGCACCGATCCCAGCTGCGGTCCGGTCCTGA
- a CDS encoding YfbU family protein: MGLSLSDLVRTTLENLLLRRDDASPGRTTEVAPRSLSPYERQMLALQHRILAHVMPADHADAPTEDCARVEGDPAYQRERAQILEGGYVSEYRDVFISTEPELPASESNFVMDLLDMFRVITFSIQRLRGAGTEVDEELERRLQFHGFDIQKPDEARLLDYVRHLVDEDRWPEILPLLGREHDYGNSHHPTRATYDRLLTEYNTIRDERGFSTRIDSCLLSFEELQRLGVAYVHPSNRTRETDKD; the protein is encoded by the coding sequence GTGGGTCTGTCGCTGTCCGACCTTGTGCGCACCACACTCGAGAACCTCTTGCTGCGCCGCGACGACGCATCGCCCGGCAGGACCACCGAGGTCGCTCCCCGGAGCCTGAGCCCTTACGAGCGCCAGATGCTTGCGTTGCAGCACCGAATCCTGGCTCACGTGATGCCCGCCGACCACGCTGATGCGCCGACGGAGGACTGTGCCCGAGTCGAAGGCGACCCTGCTTACCAACGGGAGCGTGCTCAGATCCTTGAGGGCGGATACGTGAGCGAGTACCGGGATGTCTTTATCAGCACTGAGCCAGAGCTTCCCGCGAGCGAGTCCAACTTTGTCATGGACCTGCTCGACATGTTCCGCGTGATCACCTTCAGCATTCAGCGACTCCGGGGTGCCGGGACCGAGGTTGACGAGGAGCTGGAGCGCCGCCTGCAGTTCCACGGCTTCGACATCCAAAAGCCCGACGAAGCCCGGCTTCTGGACTACGTGCGTCACCTCGTTGACGAAGATCGCTGGCCGGAAATCCTTCCGCTACTCGGCCGCGAGCACGATTACGGAAACTCTCACCATCCCACCAGGGCCACTTACGACCGCCTCCTGACCGAGTACAACACCATCCGAGACGAGCGAGGGTTCTCGACCCGGATCGATAGTTGCCTGCTCAGCTTCGAGGAGCTACAGCGACTCGGGGTGGCGTACGTCCACCCCTCCAACCGGACCCGTGAGACTGACAAGGACTAG
- a CDS encoding DUF429 domain-containing protein — MDRWKGAWVGVVLEDGRGAGRDLAGTVGTPGTAGAGTVGATGFGDPTTAVTGVVGPTITDVVLAAQREGQIDVVAVDIPIGVPEHGPRQADVLARRVVGPRRSSVFPTPVRAALEAADYAAAVLASRDLTGVGLSRQAHALGPALLEVEEWVRTTAVAVVEVHPEVSFAVLAGSPLPWPKKSWAGARARLDLLTGAGVHLPADLGPAAVVPVDDVLDAAVAAWSARRYHRGAAVSFPDPPEVLDGIAAAIWA, encoded by the coding sequence GTGGACCGCTGGAAGGGCGCGTGGGTCGGTGTGGTCCTGGAGGACGGACGGGGCGCTGGCCGCGACCTTGCCGGCACGGTGGGTACGCCCGGCACCGCGGGGGCCGGCACGGTCGGGGCGACCGGTTTTGGCGACCCCACCACGGCAGTCACCGGGGTCGTCGGACCGACCATCACCGACGTGGTGCTGGCCGCGCAGCGCGAGGGGCAGATCGACGTCGTCGCTGTCGACATCCCCATCGGGGTGCCGGAACACGGACCGCGGCAGGCCGACGTGCTCGCTCGCCGGGTCGTGGGCCCGCGACGCAGCTCCGTCTTCCCGACGCCCGTGCGGGCCGCCCTCGAGGCCGCGGACTACGCGGCTGCGGTCCTGGCCAGCCGTGACCTCACCGGGGTGGGGCTGAGCCGCCAGGCGCACGCCCTCGGGCCCGCGCTGCTCGAGGTGGAGGAGTGGGTGCGCACGACGGCGGTCGCCGTCGTGGAGGTCCACCCCGAGGTGAGCTTCGCCGTCCTCGCCGGGTCGCCGCTGCCGTGGCCGAAGAAGAGCTGGGCCGGCGCCAGGGCGCGCCTGGACCTGCTCACGGGGGCGGGCGTGCACCTGCCGGCCGACCTGGGGCCCGCCGCGGTCGTCCCCGTCGACGACGTCCTGGACGCCGCCGTCGCCGCCTGGTCGGCCCGCCGGTACCACCGGGGCGCGGCCGTCTCCTTCCCCGACCCGCCCGAGGTCCTCGACGGGATCGCCGCCGCCATCTGGGCGTGA
- a CDS encoding cupin domain-containing protein translates to MSNEEHFTIEGNVEHFTIARVAQDNPDFRRVLWTGQHAQIVIMTIPAGGEIGEEVHEHTDQILTFVSGAGQADLNGHTHPIEAGDQCAVPAGARHNFRNTGDEPLVLYTIYSPPEHAADGAYPTKEEADAAEAAGQDEPPTAA, encoded by the coding sequence ATGAGTAACGAAGAACACTTCACCATCGAGGGCAACGTCGAGCACTTCACCATCGCGCGGGTCGCCCAGGACAATCCCGACTTCCGCCGGGTGCTGTGGACCGGCCAGCACGCCCAGATCGTCATCATGACGATCCCCGCCGGTGGCGAGATCGGTGAGGAGGTCCACGAGCACACCGACCAGATCCTGACCTTCGTCAGCGGGGCCGGTCAGGCCGACCTCAACGGCCATACCCACCCGATCGAGGCCGGTGACCAGTGCGCCGTCCCCGCCGGCGCCCGGCACAACTTCCGCAACACCGGTGACGAGCCGCTCGTGCTCTACACCATCTACTCCCCGCCCGAGCACGCGGCCGACGGCGCCTACCCCACCAAGGAAGAAGCCGACGCCGCCGAGGCCGCTGGCCAGGACGAACCTCCCACCGCCGCCTGA
- a CDS encoding Lsr2 family protein, with the protein MAQKKHVVLIDDLDGSPASETVHLGLDGVDYEIDLNEAHAEALRETFAEWIGPARKVGGRKRPSTGRRAASAATASSGGDTAKIREWARQNGYTVSERGRIPASVREAYELAH; encoded by the coding sequence GTGGCGCAGAAGAAGCACGTGGTGCTCATCGACGATTTAGACGGTTCGCCGGCGTCGGAGACAGTGCACTTGGGCCTTGACGGCGTCGATTACGAGATCGACCTGAACGAGGCGCACGCCGAAGCGCTGCGCGAGACTTTCGCCGAATGGATCGGTCCCGCTCGCAAGGTGGGGGGCCGGAAGAGGCCTTCCACGGGCCGACGTGCCGCATCAGCGGCCACCGCATCCTCGGGAGGCGACACCGCCAAGATCCGGGAATGGGCACGCCAGAACGGCTACACAGTCTCGGAGCGCGGGCGCATCCCGGCGAGTGTCCGCGAGGCCTACGAGCTGGCCCACTGA
- a CDS encoding alpha/beta hydrolase domain-containing protein, which produces MKATTDVPVAALNGPGPKEIVGPLPVTDTAYPFGAANHQAVPEDLSDVGYVEEEFLVSGDANVYTWPAPGPAVVRTPDAPYTTRVLVRRPAKDQHFSGNVVVEMLNPSNLFDLNIGWAMAHEQMTANGDAWVGITAKPVAVDALKNFDPERYAALAWDNPLSLDDPANCQNVAADSSRTTENGLVWDIYTQVGQWLRSDDGSNPLTYGDATSHVEHAYGWGYSQTGGYLVNYINGIHPRVVEEFGKPVYDAYTVAVAGGAFAGAYPMNQCESAPPVGDPRRDLHDVGVPVMRIMSQSDYLRGIGSRRPDSDEPGDRYRHYEMAGAGHATPDELYYSAAPKDILRAGRNVPPQQCDQGPRSRFPSDIFFNAALQNLDLWVREGIAPPHADPILVADGKPVLDEFGNVQGGLRSPFLEVPTSTWHGTATGASFCFIAGWEEPFDEAELDALYKNHGQYVRAVGQSVRELEDQRFLTSYDAQQLRRAAAQQDIP; this is translated from the coding sequence ATGAAAGCAACAACTGACGTGCCAGTCGCGGCGCTCAACGGGCCAGGGCCGAAGGAGATCGTCGGACCCCTGCCCGTCACTGACACGGCATATCCGTTCGGGGCGGCGAACCACCAGGCAGTGCCCGAGGACCTGAGCGATGTCGGTTACGTGGAGGAGGAGTTCCTCGTCAGCGGCGACGCCAACGTCTACACCTGGCCGGCACCAGGACCGGCGGTCGTCCGCACCCCCGATGCGCCGTACACGACACGCGTTCTCGTCCGACGCCCGGCGAAGGATCAGCATTTCAGCGGCAACGTCGTCGTCGAGATGCTCAACCCGTCCAACCTCTTCGACCTCAACATCGGCTGGGCCATGGCGCACGAGCAGATGACCGCCAACGGTGACGCCTGGGTCGGCATCACCGCGAAACCCGTCGCGGTGGACGCGCTCAAGAACTTCGATCCGGAACGGTATGCGGCGCTCGCCTGGGACAATCCGTTGTCCCTCGACGACCCGGCGAACTGCCAGAACGTCGCGGCGGACAGCTCCCGGACCACCGAGAACGGGCTCGTCTGGGACATCTACACCCAGGTCGGCCAGTGGCTCAGGAGCGACGACGGCAGCAACCCGCTGACGTACGGCGACGCCACCTCCCACGTCGAGCACGCCTACGGGTGGGGGTACTCCCAAACCGGGGGATACCTGGTCAACTACATCAACGGCATCCACCCGCGGGTCGTCGAGGAGTTCGGGAAGCCGGTCTACGACGCCTACACCGTCGCGGTGGCCGGAGGTGCGTTCGCGGGCGCCTACCCGATGAACCAGTGCGAGAGCGCACCACCGGTCGGGGACCCGCGCCGGGACCTCCACGACGTCGGCGTGCCCGTCATGCGCATCATGTCGCAGTCCGACTACCTGCGAGGCATCGGCTCGCGCCGCCCCGACAGTGACGAGCCGGGCGACCGGTACCGCCACTACGAGATGGCCGGGGCCGGCCACGCAACACCCGACGAGCTCTACTACTCGGCCGCACCGAAGGACATTCTCCGCGCCGGCCGGAACGTTCCTCCGCAGCAGTGCGACCAGGGCCCGCGGAGCCGGTTCCCCAGCGACATCTTCTTCAACGCCGCCCTGCAGAATCTCGACCTGTGGGTCCGAGAAGGGATCGCACCCCCGCACGCCGACCCCATCCTCGTCGCGGACGGCAAGCCGGTGCTCGACGAGTTCGGCAACGTGCAAGGCGGTCTGCGATCACCATTCCTTGAGGTTCCCACGAGCACCTGGCACGGGACCGCGACCGGGGCCTCGTTCTGCTTCATCGCCGGGTGGGAGGAGCCGTTCGACGAGGCCGAGCTCGACGCGCTCTACAAGAACCACGGCCAATACGTCCGCGCGGTAGGACAGAGCGTCCGTGAGCTGGAGGACCAGCGCTTCTTGACCTCCTACGACGCTCAGCAGCTCCGCCGCGCCGCTGCCCAGCAAGACATTCCCTGA